In Leishmania mexicana MHOM/GT/2001/U1103 complete genome, chromosome 34, one DNA window encodes the following:
- a CDS encoding 60S ribosomal protein L32, with amino-acid sequence MVKPVVTKSVVKKRTKRFTRHRHELFPQLSSSWRKPRGEDSPVRRRYKGQKAMPNKGYGSDRATKYITPSGFKSFPIQNVQDLYMLVMQNRKYAGVISHTVGARSRKAIVRKAHELDVRLINGGAKLRKLESN; translated from the coding sequence AAGCCAGTGGTCACAAAGTCCGTGGTGAAGAAGCGCACGAAGCGCTTCACCCGCCATCGCCATGAGCTCTTCCCGCAGCTGAGCTCCAGCTGGCGCAAGCCGCGTGGTGAGGACTCCCCggtccgccgccgctacaAGGGCCAGAAGGCAATGCCGAACAAGGGTTACGGTAGCGACCGCGCCACCAAGTACATCACCCCGTCCGGCTTCAAGAGCTTCCCGATCCAAAACGTGCAGGACCTGTACATGCTCGTGATGCAGAACCGCAAGTACGCTGGCGTCATCTCTCACACTGTCGGTGCCAGGTCTCGCAAGGCCATCGTCCGCAAAGCCCACGAGCTCGATGTCCGCCTAATTAACGGCGGTGCCAAGCTGCGCAAGCTGGAGAGCAACTAG